AGGCCCAGCTCATCGCCGTTATACAGGCAGAAGCTGCCCGGAATGAAGTGCAGCCCGATGGTCAGCACCTGTTTGATGATCTCGTCATGCAGCTCCTGCGGCGCGTGCGCCGTCAGGCGGCTCGCCATGCGGATGAAATCATGGTTGCCGAAATTGATCGTGCACCCTTCCGGCAAATGCTCCTGAAGCTGAAGCACCATGCTTTGCAGATCATAGGCGGTTGGGTATTTCCACATGGTGCCGATCGGCAGGTTGGTATAGGCCATGTGTAGCCCGGCCTTTTGATATTCGCTGGCCACGAAGATGGAATTATTTCCACCCTCGCGCCCCGCGATGGCCTCGCCCAGCGCCTTCACCCCGTAAGCGTCGCACACTTCCTCGCGGATGCGCTTCACCAGCTCGTTGGTCTGCGGCTGGCACATGCTGTGCTGAAAATACTGGCTGCCCCAGCTGCGCCCATCGCCGTAATAACCTGGGTTATCATAAAGTTCCGGATGATAATTGGCGAAAGGGATGGCATCGATGCGCAGGTTCACACCCTTTTGCGCCCAGAATTTCATCTGCTCCAGCACATCGTTCTGCACTTCCACCCGGTTGAGGTTCAGCGCGGGCTGGGAGGTGGCGAAATGCCGCAGATAATAGGCCTGGCGCACATCGTCCCACTGCCAGGCGGATTGATCATCGAAACAGGAAAGCCAGTTGTTCGGCGGGCCGGATTGCCCCTCCGGCGGCGTCCACCACACATAATGGTCCTTGTAGCGCTCATGCTCGGGGTGGTGCGGGTCACGGCTTGCCTGAAACCACTCATGCTCGTCGGACGTATGGCACAGCACAAAATCCACGTAGATTTCAATGCCCATATCCCTGGCGGCCTGAACCAGTTCATCGAAATCGTCCATATTGCCGTATATGTCCGCCACCGCGCAATGGTCGCTCACCGCATAGCCGCCGTCGGAATTCTTCGGGTCCCGTGTGCTTGGGTAAAAGGGCGAAACCCAGATCGCATCCACGCCCAGGCTTTTGATGTAATCCAGCTTCTCGCGAATACCTCTCAGGTCACCGGTGCCATCACTGTTGCTGTCATAAAAGGAGGATGTGTAAACATGATAAATAACCGGATTGGCGGACGCCGCATCGACCCCACTCATGGAAGCTCCCTGTGTTTTCTTGTACCTCGGCGCTTATGCTGCGCCGCAATAATTTCTTTTCCGATACAATCACTTGAGTACTCCCGGAAACCGCCGAAAGCAAAAGAATTTTTTATAATGCTGAATTGCTGAAAGAAAGGCGGAGTGTGCACTGCAGCGAAAATGCGCTCATGTTAAAAAGGATAGTTGGAGTAGACTTTTACCAGGCTGGCATCCTTTGCAATGCTGTCGGGCGTGATGAGCTCCTGACTCAACAGATAATCATAACATTCCTTGAGGCCGAAATGCCTGGTCAAGCATTCCTCATGGCGTTTCCAGCGCTTCTTGATAAGTTGGCGTACAAGCATATTATCGAAATGAAGTTCGGATAAGCGCTGTACTTTACCAATCGCCATGCCTGCCTGCTTATAGGCAAGATAGGGAAGCTCGCTGCAATAAATGGCGTCGTTCTTAAATGAAAAGAATGGGTCGTATGGCTTCCCTTTGTAACTTCCCGCTGTCACCAGAATGGTTTCAGCGGTTTCTTTTGGCATATTGGGATGTCTGTAAACGGCAATACGTTGCATAACGCCTCGCCTGGCCCAATCCTTTAACGGTGTTTCCCGAACTGTTCCGGCCGCTTCCAGAACCACAAATCCATTATGTCCAGCGCGCACAATGCCCATATGGGTGTATAGGCTCGCGGTTGCGGTTAAAATAGCCAGGGATTGATTACTGGTGGATGTTTGAAAAACCAGATCGCCGTCCTGAAGTTTGATTTCTGAAAAATCGGGGCGGGTCAAATACAGCCATATGCACATCGCCCATACACCAAGAAAAACAAGGCCGACGAGCTTTTTCATGTCAGGGTCCATGATCAAATGGTGCGGATGAGAGGACTTGAACCTCCACGCCTCTCGGCGCCAGAACCTAAACCTGGTGCGTCTACCATTTCGCCACATCCGCAGGCAGGATTGCCTATAACGCACCCAGCGCCCTAGGGAAAGCCTTACCTGATGGTGGATGGGCCATAAACCTGTTCAAGCAGTTGCATGCTGCTTCGAATCAGGCCTTCATCCAGCGTCAGCCAGTAACCGCCCTGGCGGATTTCAAACTTATCGGAGCTGCTGTTGAGCACGGCTTGTTCAATATTCTGAATCGCTTTTATCACTTGGTCGGCTGGGCAGCCAAGCTGCTCCACCCACAAGTTCCACATGGCCGTGAGGTTGGCACGGTAAAAATGCGCATCCGCATCCGAAATCCCATGCATGAACTTCCCGGTCGCGCCAAGAAAATCCATGAGGCTGCTCATGGTCGTACGATTCCAGACCGAATGTTCAATGCTGATCATAAACCCTAGAAATCATCCAAATTAACATCGCCCAATGCATTGCCCCATATATCCGCTTCATTGGCAACCAACACGTCCGCTGCCTGATGCTGCGAATATTTGCCCAGCTCGTTTTCCACATCCACGGCCTTCAATACCAGTTCATCCATATTATTTAAATGATAATGGGGAAATTCAACGGCAGAAAAATGCATGGGTGGCAGTCCATAATCATCAAATAACTCACCCTGGATGGAAGTATCGATCAGCCTGGGCAACTGGTCGAATGCATTCACGATTCCATCATTCAGAAAGCGGGTGTTAATGAAAAGCGTTATGCCGCATTGACGCATTCCCTCATCCGCAAAAGAAGGCATAACGGCTACATGCACGGCTTGGCCATCGCCATTCCCTTTGAAAAGGGGCAGCAATGCATTCTCCAGGTTGGCGCGCATCGCCTGCAATTGTAAGGGGCTGAAGCTATTGATACCGGGGAAATTTTCATTATTCACGCAAACGATAATTTCGCCAAAAGCCTTGGCGTCTTCTGGTGTTGCGCCGAAATTACGGAACCCCACGCCTCCACGTCTACTATCCCCGTCGGGCTCAATATTTGCCTGAAACATCAATTGATCGGGCGAATTGGTAGGAAAATGCCCGTGCAATATCTCAAGCAATTCATTGACGCGCTCGGCATAACGGACCGCTGCGGTGAACTCTTCTTTATTATCAAAACCCATTTAAAACTCCCCGAATCCTTGCTTTTCCCATTACTTTGCGTAATGAATCGTTTTTTGAAAACCTAATTTACCCATGTGACGGAATTATGAAACTCCCCGCCTACGACGCCAAACACATCGAAGCCTCCCAGGCGCAAAACTGGAACAAGGCCAACACCTACGCGTGGGATGAAAACACAACCCGGGACGAGAGCTACGTCATCGACACCCCCCCGCCCACCGTCTCCGGCGTGCTGCACATGGGCCATATCTTCAGCTACACCCAGGC
This bacterium DNA region includes the following protein-coding sequences:
- a CDS encoding peptidoglycan peptidase yields the protein MDPDMKKLVGLVFLGVWAMCIWLYLTRPDFSEIKLQDGDLVFQTSTSNQSLAILTATASLYTHMGIVRAGHNGFVVLEAAGTVRETPLKDWARRGVMQRIAVYRHPNMPKETAETILVTAGSYKGKPYDPFFSFKNDAIYCSELPYLAYKQAGMAIGKVQRLSELHFDNMLVRQLIKKRWKRHEECLTRHFGLKECYDYLLSQELITPDSIAKDASLVKVYSNYPF